Proteins co-encoded in one Apis mellifera strain DH4 linkage group LG15, Amel_HAv3.1, whole genome shotgun sequence genomic window:
- the LOC726125 gene encoding uncharacterized protein LOC726125 produces MSGKNPTDDINLIVYKRYLRSDGSQSLEIVWGSVANKAMTSWRIVGKVQGSILIVILYSVILPIVVRSQANDATIKKNLILNPYKIVETNQYSLLKFFNSSPIFPSLRSFSQIIEISSNIGRRVFDFRKNGIRVDIRVVPSSKNDSIKDDGFPEFPAMDINRCVIDLSLICARNRLGRFLESIRSMNEIHLMGQNVKLVKTRARIGRGRFVNESNDNIERSVNDFFDTFALRITLPRWSGNREKNQIDVMYDETDIVEGLSDFNV; encoded by the exons ATGTCTGGAAAAAATCCAACGGATGACATAAatcttattgtatataaacgatatttaCGATCTGATGGAAGTCAGTCTTTGGAAATCGTTTGGGGATCGGTCGCAAACAAAGCAATGACAAGTTGGAGGATCGTGGGCAAAGTGCAAGGATCGATATTGATTGTGATTTTATATTCGGTGATCCTCCCGATCGTGGTACGAAGCCAAGCCAACGATGCAACGATCAAGAAGAATCTGATCCTGAATCCTTACAAAATCGTCGAGACCAATCAATA CTCCCttctaaaattcttcaattcttcTCCAATATTTCCGTCGCTACGCTCTTTCTctcaaattatcgaaatttctaGCAACATTGGCCGAAGAGTGTTCGATTTCCGGAAGAACGGGATCAGAGTGGATATCAGAGTGGTGCCGTCTTCGAAGAACGACTCGATCAAGGACGATGGGTTCCCGGAGTTTCCAGCGATGGATATAAACCGATGCGTCATCGATCTCTCGTTGATCTGCGCGAGGAACCGCCTCGGCCGATTCCTCGAGTCGATTAGGAGCATGAACGAGATTCACTTAATGGGGCAAAACGTTAAACTGGTGAAAACCAGGGCGAGGATCGGTCGTGGCAGATTCGTTAACGAGAGTAACGACAATATAGAGCGCAGCGTCAACGATTTCTTTGACACGTTCGCCTTGAGAATTACGTTACCAAGGTGGAGTGGGAATCGAGAAAAGAATCAGATCGACGTTATGTACGACGAGACCGATATTGTGGAAGGTTTGTCAGATTTTAacgtttaa
- the LOC102656231 gene encoding uncharacterized protein LOC102656231 codes for MKGVERSHQRQRAIILAAILLPVLLAFGPAAGEIERRSSKQMVEESAEGLASGLSKDCGKSYSATCLKLDVVSFLDRLSEQEDISILPGVSVIKENGTANVPASEVVANLARDFPNDVEKRLDAYLVHKVGSYLNSHSISIKLFDPRTFEAARNFNEETLAQLGLGGGGQQNGVGTGRKKEKGGMGGMMAGLMMMKGTLGAIGFGALALLAGKALMTGLMALMLSAIVGLKSLASGGEKKTTYEIVSKPVYSSSHTHSSEEHHGHGYGHSGYGRSLDAIHEDVEQAVLKYGNVRDRRSLLRQN; via the exons aTGAAGGGAGTCGAACGAAGCCATCAACGGCAACGGGCCATCATCTTGGCGGCTATTCTGCTTCCCGTTCTTTTGGCCTTTGGGCCCGCTGCAGGCGAGATCGAGAGACGCAGCTCGAAGCAGATGGTCGAGGAGTCGGCCGAGGGCTTGGCCTCCGGGTTGAGCAAGGACTGCGGCAAGTCGTACAGCGCCACCTGCCTGAAACTGGACGTGGTCTCGTTCCTCGACAGGCTGTCCGAGCAGGAGGACATCAGCATCCTGCCGGGTGTCTCGGTGATCAAGGAGAACGGGACTGCGAACGTGCCCGCCTCGGAGGTGGTCGCAAATCTGGCCAGAGATTTCCCCAACGACGTGGAGAAGAGGCTGGACGCGTACCTCGTGCACAAGGTGGGAAGTTATCTCAACAGCCACTCCATCTCCATCAAACTGTTCGATCCGAGGACGTTCGAGGCGGCGAGAAATTTTAACGAGGAGACCCTGGCCCAGCTTGGACTCGGCGGTGGCGGGCAGCAAAATGGCGTTGGAACTG GGCGCAAGAAGGAGAAGGGCGGCATGGGAGGCATGATGGCGGGTCTGATGATGATGAAGGGCACGTTGGGGGCGATCGGTTTCGGCGCCCTAGCTCTGCTCGCGGGTAAAGCGCTGATGACGGGCCTGATGGCCCTCATGTTATCGGCCATCGTCGGTCTGAAATCTCTGGCGAGCGGGGGCGAGAAGAAGACCACCTACGAGATCGTGAGCAAACCGGTGTACTCGAGTTCTCACACTCACAGCTCGGAGGAGCACCACGGCCACGGTTACGGGCATTCAGGATACGGGCGATCCCTGGACGCGATCCACGAGGACGTGGAGCAGGCCGTCCTCAAGTACGGCAACGTGCGGGATCGTCGATCGTTGCTTcggcaaaattaa